The genomic interval GTCCTCGCCAATGCCGTACAAGAACTCCCTAACTGCAGCCTCGATCCGGGCTCGGTCGAAGCCGGGGGGCGGTTCGGACGGCTCAGCCATCGGCGGGTCCGTTGGACGCGCCGGGCGCCGGCCCCTCGCCGGCCGGAGGGCCGACTGGGCGGCCAGTCGTGTCGCGGGGCCCGGCCCCGCCGGCGGGCGGGATTGGCGGTCCGTCCGCCGCGGCAGGCGCGGTCGGAGCGGCAGGCGCGGTCGGAGCAGCGGGCGCGGTCGGAGCAGCGGGCGCGGCCGGCGCAGGCGGAGCTCCGTTCGCAGGCGCGGCTGGCGCAGGCGGAGCTCCGTTCGCAGGCGCGGATGACGCGGGCGGAACAGCGTTCGCAGGCGCGGCCGGAGCCGCAGGCGCGGCTGGCGCAGACGGAGCTTCGTTCCCGTGCGGAGCGGCAGGCGACCGGGCGGCATCGGCTGCCTGGTCGGCATCGTCGGCTTGGTTGGTTTGGTCGGCGTCCCGTGCGGGCATGGCGACCGGCGGGCGGGAGGAGACGGGGCGCTCGGAGGAGCTCAGCCAAACGGGGCGCGCGGGCTGTTTGACAACGTCGCGGAAGATGACCGCCAACTCGGCCTCGTTCAGGGTCTCCTTCTCCAGGAGTCGGAGCACCAAGCGGTCCAGGACGTCCCGGTTGGCCCGCAGGATCTCCCAGGCCTCGGTGTGGGCGTTCTCGATCAAGGCCCTGACCTGGGAATCGATCTGGGCTGACACCGCTTCGGAGTAGTCGCGCTGGTGGCCGTAGTCGCGGCCCAGGAAGACCTCGCCCTCGGCCTGGCCGTAGCGGACCGAGCCCAAAGCGGAGCTCATGCCGTACTCCATGACCATCTTGCGGGCGGTGGCGGTGGCCTTCTCAATGTCGTTCGAGGCGCCGGAGGTCGGGTCGTGGAAGACCAGTTCCTCGGCGACGCGGCCGCCCATGGCGTAGGCCAACTGGTCCAACAACTCGTTGCGGGTCACGGAATGCTTGTCGCGGGTCGGCATGACCATGGTGTAACCCAGCGCGCGGCCGCGCGGCAGGATGGTGACCTTGGTGACCGGGTCGGTGTTGCGCAGCGCCGCCGCGACCACGGCGTGGCCGCCCTCGTGGTACGCGGTGTTCTTCTTCTCCTCCTCGGTCATCATCATGGAGACCCGCTGCGGGCCGGCCACCACCCGGTCGATCGCCTCGTCCAAGGCGTGGTTGGTGATCTGCTTGACGTCCTCGCGGGCGGTCAGCAGCGCGGCCTCGTTGAGGACGTTGGCCAGGTCCGCGCCGGTGAAGCCCGGGGTGCGCTTGGCGACCTGCGCCAGGTCCACGTCCGGGGCCATCGGCTTGCCTTTGGCGTGGACCTTCAAGATGGCGAGGCGTCCCGGCTGGTCAGGCGCGCCCACGGTGATCTGGCGGTCGAACCGGCCAGGCCGCATCAGGGCCGGGTCCAGGATGTCCGGCCGGTTGGTCGCGGCGATCAGGATGACGTTGGTGGTGGCGTCGAAGCCGTCCATCTCCACCAGGAGTTGGTTGAGGGTCTGCTCGCGCTCGTCGTGGCCGCCGCCCAGGCCCGCGCCGCGATGGCGGCCCACCGCGTCGATCTCGTCCACAAAGATGATGGCGGGCGCGTTGGCTTTGGCCTGCTCGAACAGGTCGCGCACGCGCGAGGCGCCCACGCCCACGAACATCTCGACGAAATCAGAGCCGGAGATGGAGTAGAACGGCACGCCCGCCTCGCCGGCCACGGCCCTGGCCAGCAGCGTCTTGCCGGTGCCGGGAGGCCCGTAGAGGAGCACGCCGCGCGGGATCTTCGCGCCCACGGCTTGGAACTTGGCCGGCTCGGCGAGGAACTCTTTGATCTCCTCCAGTTCCTCCACGGCCTCATCGACGCCGGCCACGTCCGCGAAGGTGACCTTGGGCGACTCTTTGGAGACCAGTTTCGCCTTCGACTTGCCGAAGCTGAGCGGGCCGCCGCGCCCCCCGCCCTGCATCTGCGACATCAGCCACCAGAACACGCCCAGGATCAGGGCCATGGGGATCAGGGTCATCAGGAGCGAGCCCCACCAGGACTGGGTGGGCACCTCCGAGTTGAAGCCCTCCTTGGGCGCCGAGTCCTTGATCGCCTTGACCACGTCCGGCCCCTGCGGCTCCACGTAGAAGAAGCGCACCAACGTGCCCTTGTCCTTGTACTTCTTGGTCAGCGTCAGGTCCACCCGCTGCTCGCCGTCCACAATCTTGGCGGACTTGACCTCCTTGTCCGCCAGGAGTTGCAGGCCCACGGACGTGTCGATCTCCTGCGGGCCGCCCCGGAACAGCGAGCCGACCAGCAGCCACACGGCCACCAGCCCCAACAGCAGCCAGAGCATGGGCGCCCTGACGAACGGTCTCTTGGTCGGTGCTTTTGCCACGAATTCGCTTTCTCTGCTTTTGTCTTTCAGCCCGTCGGGGCTCTGGTCATCGGTTGGTCGTTCCTGGGTGTGGTCGCGGCGCGGGGCCGCCGCCGTTCGCTTCGGTCACTGGTAGGCCTTGGGCGCCAACGTGCCCACGAACGGCAGGTTCCGGTAGTGTTCGGCGAAGTCCAGCCCATAGCCCACCACAAACTCGTTCGGGATGTCGAAACCGACGTAACGAACCGGCACCTCGACCTTGGCCGCATCGGGTTTGCGCAGCATGGCCGCCACTTCCACCGACCTGGCGCCGCGCGACCGCAAATTGGCCAGCAACCAGGATAGGGTCAAGCCGGAGTCCACGACGTCCTCCACTATGAGGACGTCCCGTCCATGGATGTCGGTGTCCAAGTCTTTGAGGATTCTGACCACGCCCGAGGATTTGGTGCCCGAGCCGTACGAGGACACCGCCATCCAATCCATAGTCACCTTGGAGTGGAGCTTGCGCGACAGGTCGCCCATCACCATCACCGCGCCTTTGAGCACTCCCACCAGCAACAGGTCCCGTCCGGCGTAGTCGGCGTCGATCTGGACGGCCAGCTCAGCCAATCGCTCGTCAATCTGTTCGCTGTTCAGCAGCACTTTTTCAAGGTCGGTCCCCATGTCATGGGCGTCCACTTAAGCCTCCTCAGGCACCAGGTGAGCAGTTGGCAATGCGCGAAACTCCAGCTTGCCACATTTGCGGGCCGCCAGGATTCCGCCCGCCAGGTGGGCTGGCCCCTGCCCGTGCCACGCGGTCACCAGCCGGTCGAGGGCCTCGATTTGGGCGGTGTTGAGGGCCGCCGCGTCGGCGCCCGCCCGGACCGCAGCTTGGTGCAGCGCCCGCCTGCGAACGGCCGGATGCGCAGCCGCGAGCGTTTGGCAGTCGAGGACGCAGGTTCCGCCCGATTTCCCCCGGCCGTCCACCCCCGTGCCCGATGCCGCCCAATCACCCCCCGCTCCCCCGCCCCGTCCGTCAGCGGTTCCCCGTCCGTCAGCGGTTCCCCGTGCGTCCGCCGGGACCGCTTCCTCCCCCGTGCCCGATGCCGTCCCGTCGCCTCCGGCTCCCCCGTCCGGTCCGTCAGCGGTTCCCCGTGCGCCCGCCGGGACCGCGCCCTTCCCCGCCCCCGATGCCGTCCCGCCGCCTCCGGTTCCCCCGTCCCGCCCGTCAGCGGTTCCCCGTGCGCCCGCTAGGACCGCGCCCTTCCCCGCCCCCGTGCCTTGGCCGCCAGCCCCCGTCCGCCCGCGGCGACGAGCTTGGGCCTTCTCGCCGCCTGCGCCCTCGCCGGTGTTGACGCCTGCCCGCGTCAAGAGAGCGGCGGCCCGTGCGTCCAAATAGTCCGAGTCCTCGCGGATTCGCGCCGCCGTCCGGGCGAGGGCCCGGTCGAAGCCCAGGCCCAGGATCTGCTTGGCGAGCGGGATGAGTTCGGCTCTGACCTGGCTGCGCGCCGAGTTATAGGGGCCACCGGGCTGGTTGGTCGGGTCGTGCCAGGGTTCCAGACCGGCGCTGGCGACAATGGCTGCGGTCTGGGCGCGGGTCAGCTCGAGGAACGGGCGGCCGAAGATTCCCCGCGCGGGGGCCATGCCGGACAGCGCCTTGGCACCCGAGCCCCTGGCCAACGCCAGCAGCACCGTCTCCGCCTGGTCATCCAGGGTGTGCGCCAGGAGCACTGTCGCGGCCGCCTGCCGGCGGGCGGCCGCTTCAAGCGCGGCGTAGCGCGCCGTGCGGGCCGCCGCCTCGATGCCTTCGCCGCTGTGCCGGTCGACTGCCACGGCGACCACCTCTACCGGGTCCAAGCCCAAGTCGCGGCACTGGCGGGCGGCTTTCGCGGCGACCGCCGCCGAATCCGGCAGCAGACCATGGTCCACAATCACGGCGCCGGCGCGCCAACCTTGACGCGGGGCCTCAAAGGCGGCGACCACGGCGAGCGCCAACGAATCCGTCCCGCCTGAACAGGCCACGAGCGCCAACGGTCCCCGGCCACGGCCGGTCGCGCGGAGGGAACCGGGCGCATCTCCCGGCGCGCGGAGAGGATCCAGCGCGTGGCGAGGCGGGCGGACGGGACTAAGCGCGTCGCCCGGCGCGCGGACAGCACCGGACGCGTCGCCTGGCGCGCCGGCACGACCGGGCGCATGTCCCGGCGTGGGGACGGCATCGGACGCGTCTCCCGGCGGGCCGACAGGATCCAGCGCGTCCCGAGGCGCGCGGACGGCATCGGGCGGATGTCCCGGCGCGCCGACAGGACCGGGCGCATGTCCCGGCGCGCGGACGGCATCGAACGCGTCTCCCGCCCCGCCGACAGGATCCAGCGCGTCCCGAGCCGCGCGGACGGGACCGGGCGCGTCTCCCGGCGCGCCGGCAAGATCCAGCGCGTCCCGAGGCGGGCGGACGGCATCGGGCGCCTCCCCACGCGGGCGGACGGGACCGGGCGCGTCTCCCGGCGGGCGGACGGCATCGGGCGCGTCTCCCGGCCGCGGGGCCGCCAACGCGGGCGGCGGGCGGTTGTGGCCGGTCTCGTGGACGGGGCCGGGCGAATGGTCTGCGGGTGGCGGGGGGGGCGCAGCCTGGCGCAACCACAAACGCACCGCGCGGCGGCCGGCTGCGACCGCCGGGTCCAGTTTGGCCATGACCTCAGGGGTTGCGGTCGGCGCCCAGGCGTTTGGCCCAGGCGGGCGGATCGTCCATCTCGGCGGCGGTCGGCAGGGCGGCTGCGGAGGCGAAAACGGCGTTGAAACCCTCGTGGCCCAGGGCGGCCAGGCCGGCGCGGACAAAGGCGGCGCCTTGAACGTACTGGGCGGACTTGGCCTCGATCCCGG from Bifidobacteriaceae bacterium carries:
- the ftsH gene encoding ATP-dependent zinc metalloprotease FtsH; translation: MLWLLLGLVAVWLLVGSLFRGGPQEIDTSVGLQLLADKEVKSAKIVDGEQRVDLTLTKKYKDKGTLVRFFYVEPQGPDVVKAIKDSAPKEGFNSEVPTQSWWGSLLMTLIPMALILGVFWWLMSQMQGGGRGGPLSFGKSKAKLVSKESPKVTFADVAGVDEAVEELEEIKEFLAEPAKFQAVGAKIPRGVLLYGPPGTGKTLLARAVAGEAGVPFYSISGSDFVEMFVGVGASRVRDLFEQAKANAPAIIFVDEIDAVGRHRGAGLGGGHDEREQTLNQLLVEMDGFDATTNVILIAATNRPDILDPALMRPGRFDRQITVGAPDQPGRLAILKVHAKGKPMAPDVDLAQVAKRTPGFTGADLANVLNEAALLTAREDVKQITNHALDEAIDRVVAGPQRVSMMMTEEEKKNTAYHEGGHAVVAAALRNTDPVTKVTILPRGRALGYTMVMPTRDKHSVTRNELLDQLAYAMGGRVAEELVFHDPTSGASNDIEKATATARKMVMEYGMSSALGSVRYGQAEGEVFLGRDYGHQRDYSEAVSAQIDSQVRALIENAHTEAWEILRANRDVLDRLVLRLLEKETLNEAELAVIFRDVVKQPARPVWLSSSERPVSSRPPVAMPARDADQTNQADDADQAADAARSPAAPHGNEAPSAPAAPAAPAAPANAVPPASSAPANGAPPAPAAPANGAPPAPAAPAAPTAPAAPTAPAAPTAPAAADGPPIPPAGGAGPRDTTGRPVGPPAGEGPAPGASNGPADG
- the hpt gene encoding hypoxanthine phosphoribosyltransferase, with the translated sequence MDAHDMGTDLEKVLLNSEQIDERLAELAVQIDADYAGRDLLLVGVLKGAVMVMGDLSRKLHSKVTMDWMAVSSYGSGTKSSGVVRILKDLDTDIHGRDVLIVEDVVDSGLTLSWLLANLRSRGARSVEVAAMLRKPDAAKVEVPVRYVGFDIPNEFVVGYGLDFAEHYRNLPFVGTLAPKAYQ
- the tilS gene encoding tRNA lysidine(34) synthetase TilS gives rise to the protein MAKLDPAVAAGRRAVRLWLRQAAPPPPPADHSPGPVHETGHNRPPPALAAPRPGDAPDAVRPPGDAPGPVRPRGEAPDAVRPPRDALDLAGAPGDAPGPVRAARDALDPVGGAGDAFDAVRAPGHAPGPVGAPGHPPDAVRAPRDALDPVGPPGDASDAVPTPGHAPGRAGAPGDASGAVRAPGDALSPVRPPRHALDPLRAPGDAPGSLRATGRGRGPLALVACSGGTDSLALAVVAAFEAPRQGWRAGAVIVDHGLLPDSAAVAAKAARQCRDLGLDPVEVVAVAVDRHSGEGIEAAARTARYAALEAAARRQAAATVLLAHTLDDQAETVLLALARGSGAKALSGMAPARGIFGRPFLELTRAQTAAIVASAGLEPWHDPTNQPGGPYNSARSQVRAELIPLAKQILGLGFDRALARTAARIREDSDYLDARAAALLTRAGVNTGEGAGGEKAQARRRGRTGAGGQGTGAGKGAVLAGARGTADGRDGGTGGGGTASGAGKGAVPAGARGTADGPDGGAGGDGTASGTGEEAVPADARGTADGRGTADGRGGGAGGDWAASGTGVDGRGKSGGTCVLDCQTLAAAHPAVRRRALHQAAVRAGADAAALNTAQIEALDRLVTAWHGQGPAHLAGGILAARKCGKLEFRALPTAHLVPEEA